In Pseudomonas sp. GCEP-101, one DNA window encodes the following:
- a CDS encoding LysR family transcriptional regulator, translating into MKIDDIDAFVAVIRNASLSQAAESLGLTQSAITRRVQSLEESLAVELLDRNTKPLKPTAAGRRVFEQCLRVLREVDGLRELVASDSAPSGVLRLGVPQSIGEVVLLDALRRLAEEYPELRAQVSSGWGSHLLARLENAELDAAVVLFPPSKVFPDDLGATPLGRIELCVVAAKDSDVQARRLLDCYQQGWVLNPDGCGFRAGLQRALADQGLGLQLNLETFGSELQLGLVAEGRGLGLVPAPALGRSRYREQLRVLQLEDFQPLIQLWLVRPRLLGNLETPAQLFGAAVASGLDISPA; encoded by the coding sequence ATGAAGATCGATGACATCGACGCCTTCGTCGCCGTGATCCGCAACGCCTCCCTCAGCCAGGCCGCCGAAAGCCTCGGCTTGACGCAGTCGGCCATCACCCGCCGGGTGCAGAGCCTGGAGGAGTCCCTGGCGGTGGAATTGCTCGACCGCAACACCAAGCCGCTCAAGCCCACCGCCGCCGGGCGCCGGGTGTTCGAGCAGTGCCTGCGGGTGCTGCGCGAGGTGGACGGCCTGCGCGAGCTGGTGGCCAGCGACAGCGCCCCCAGCGGCGTGCTGCGCCTGGGCGTGCCGCAGAGCATCGGCGAAGTCGTGCTGCTCGACGCCCTGCGCCGCCTGGCCGAGGAGTACCCGGAGCTGCGCGCGCAGGTCAGCAGCGGTTGGGGCAGCCACCTGCTGGCGCGGCTGGAGAATGCCGAGCTGGACGCGGCGGTGGTGCTGTTCCCGCCGAGCAAGGTGTTCCCCGATGACCTGGGCGCCACGCCGCTGGGCCGCATCGAACTGTGCGTGGTGGCGGCGAAAGACAGCGACGTGCAGGCCCGCCGCCTGCTCGATTGCTACCAGCAGGGCTGGGTGCTCAACCCGGACGGGTGCGGGTTTCGCGCCGGCCTGCAGCGCGCCCTGGCCGACCAGGGCCTGGGGCTGCAACTGAACCTGGAAACCTTCGGCAGCGAACTGCAGCTCGGGCTGGTGGCGGAGGGCCGCGGCCTGGGCCTGGTGCCCGCGCCGGCCCTGGGGCGCAGCCGTTATCGCGAGCAGTTGCGGGTGTTGCAGCTGGAGGACTTCCAGCCGCTGATCCAGCTCTGGCTGGTGCGCCCGCGCCTGCTCGGCAACCTGGAAACCCCGGCGCAGCTGTTCGGCGCGGCGGTGGCCAGCGGGCTGGATATTTCGCCGGCCTGA
- a CDS encoding ABC transporter permease, with protein sequence MNVLLYAGARLGRALALIVAVLVGAFLLLRLAPGDPALLMAGEAGSDDADYIARLRGQMGLDLPLPVQLWRYLAQIAHLDLGYSYRNQEGVWQLIAERLPATLLLMGSAFAVSLTLGVTLGVLAARSQQGSGRLDRFIGRAVWVLFATPPFWLALLLVLLFSVQLGWLPAFGMQSVGADLSGWAWWADRLGHLLLPCLSLSFLSLAMYVHLTRSAMLDILPQEHVRLARAKGLGEGRILLDHVLRNALVPVVTFAGLQLGQLASGALLIEVVYAWPGIGRLLYDALSQRDYALLLGVFLVISCLVVAFNFLADLLCRLLDPRIGAAGEVR encoded by the coding sequence ATGAATGTGCTGCTGTACGCCGGCGCGCGCCTGGGGCGTGCGCTGGCCCTGATCGTCGCGGTGCTGGTGGGCGCCTTCCTGCTGCTGCGCCTGGCACCGGGCGACCCGGCGCTGCTGATGGCGGGGGAGGCGGGCAGCGACGATGCCGACTACATCGCCCGGCTGCGCGGCCAGATGGGCCTGGACCTGCCGCTGCCGGTGCAGCTGTGGCGCTACCTCGCGCAGATCGCCCACCTCGACCTGGGCTACTCCTACCGCAACCAGGAAGGCGTCTGGCAACTGATCGCCGAGCGCCTGCCCGCCACGCTGCTGCTGATGGGCTCGGCCTTTGCCGTGTCGCTCACCCTCGGCGTGACTCTGGGCGTGCTCGCCGCGCGCAGCCAGCAGGGCAGTGGCCGGCTGGACCGCTTCATCGGCCGCGCCGTCTGGGTGTTGTTCGCCACGCCACCCTTCTGGCTGGCGCTGCTGCTGGTGCTGCTGTTCTCCGTGCAGCTGGGCTGGCTGCCGGCGTTCGGCATGCAGAGCGTCGGCGCCGACCTGAGCGGCTGGGCCTGGTGGGCGGACCGCCTCGGCCACCTGCTGCTGCCGTGCCTGTCGCTGAGCTTCCTGTCGCTGGCGATGTACGTGCACCTGACGCGCAGCGCCATGCTCGACATCCTGCCCCAGGAACACGTGCGCCTGGCCCGCGCCAAGGGGCTGGGCGAGGGGCGCATCCTGCTGGACCACGTGCTGCGCAATGCGCTGGTGCCGGTGGTGACCTTCGCCGGCCTGCAGCTCGGCCAACTGGCCAGCGGCGCCCTGCTGATCGAGGTGGTCTATGCCTGGCCGGGCATCGGCCGGCTGCTCTACGACGCGCTCAGCCAGCGCGACTATGCGTTGCTGCTGGGCGTGTTCCTGGTGATCTCCTGCCTGGTGGTGGCGTTCAACTTCCTCGCCGACCTGCTGTGCCGCCTGCTGGACCCGCGCATCGGCGCGGCGGGGGAGGTGCGATGA
- a CDS encoding 3-mercaptopropionate dioxygenase, whose translation MPAPLRLDRLRQFIGDLAALIDSQPDEAALLAQATPLLADLVRHDDWLPEDYARPDPQRYQQYLLHADSRQRFSVVSFVWGPGQRTPVHDHRVWGLIGMLRGAEYSQPFAFAADGSLQAAGEAHRLEPGEVEAVSPCIGDIHQVSNAFSDRASISIHVYGANIGAVRRAVFSADGEEKPFISGYSNSQLPNIWDLSKENPA comes from the coding sequence ATGCCAGCCCCTCTGCGCCTCGACCGCCTGCGCCAGTTCATCGGCGACCTCGCGGCCCTCATCGACAGCCAACCCGACGAAGCCGCGCTGCTCGCCCAGGCGACCCCGCTGCTGGCCGACCTGGTGCGCCACGACGACTGGCTGCCCGAGGACTACGCCCGTCCCGATCCGCAGCGCTACCAGCAATACCTGCTGCACGCCGACTCGCGGCAGCGCTTTTCCGTGGTCAGCTTCGTCTGGGGCCCGGGCCAGCGCACGCCGGTGCACGACCACCGCGTCTGGGGCCTGATCGGCATGCTGCGCGGCGCCGAGTATTCGCAGCCCTTCGCCTTCGCCGCGGACGGCAGCCTGCAGGCGGCCGGCGAGGCGCATCGCCTGGAGCCGGGCGAGGTGGAAGCGGTATCGCCGTGCATCGGCGACATCCATCAGGTGAGCAATGCCTTCAGCGACCGCGCCTCCATCAGCATCCACGTCTACGGCGCCAACATCGGCGCGGTGCGACGTGCCGTATTCAGCGCCGACGGTGAAGAGAAACCCTTCATCTCCGGCTATTCCAACAGCCAGTTGCCCAATATCTGGGACCTGTCGAAAGAGAACCCCGCATGA
- a CDS encoding alpha/beta fold hydrolase, whose protein sequence is MAEHWTQELPRVRGEPIEIRPGRRISLAYSQGHSHPHTVVFFAHGGGGNKDQWREQWRELQAAGYSLVAWDLLGHGASDKPRRAADYAWDELVADQVAVLRRHAGERNILAAHSFGTGLSISSLLRLQAEGQGQLIDAALLLGTQLARPLGRGGLLSLPAWLLEWLRPVLAKGFRERAWHADADPELVDYEERLTRHNRLDVFKALVSQASWLPEGELERLLLPVRIVSGDSDGLTPAERARALHERLPNSQFEVLESCGHQLMLEKPQAINRHLRELLAS, encoded by the coding sequence ATGGCTGAACACTGGACCCAGGAATTGCCCCGCGTACGCGGCGAGCCGATCGAAATCCGCCCCGGCCGGCGCATCAGCCTGGCGTACAGCCAGGGGCACAGCCACCCGCACACCGTGGTGTTCTTCGCCCACGGCGGTGGCGGCAACAAGGACCAGTGGCGCGAGCAGTGGCGCGAACTGCAGGCCGCCGGCTACAGCCTGGTGGCCTGGGACCTGCTGGGCCACGGCGCCAGCGACAAGCCCCGGCGCGCGGCGGACTACGCCTGGGACGAACTGGTGGCCGACCAGGTGGCGGTGCTGCGGCGCCATGCCGGCGAGCGCAACATCCTCGCCGCGCATTCGTTCGGCACCGGGCTGAGCATCAGCAGCCTGCTCCGGCTGCAGGCCGAAGGGCAGGGGCAACTGATCGACGCGGCGCTGCTGCTGGGCACCCAGCTCGCGCGGCCGCTGGGACGCGGCGGGCTGCTGTCGCTGCCGGCGTGGCTGCTGGAGTGGCTGCGGCCGGTCCTGGCGAAGGGCTTTCGCGAGCGCGCCTGGCACGCGGACGCCGACCCGGAGCTGGTGGACTACGAGGAGCGCCTGACGCGCCACAACCGCCTGGACGTGTTCAAGGCGCTGGTCAGCCAGGCGTCCTGGCTGCCGGAGGGGGAACTGGAGCGCCTGCTGCTGCCGGTGCGGATCGTCTCCGGCGACAGCGACGGCCTGACGCCGGCCGAGCGCGCCCGGGCGCTGCACGAGCGGCTGCCCAATTCGCAGTTCGAGGTGCTGGAGAGCTGCGGTCACCAGCTGATGCTGGAAAAGCCCCAGGCCATCAACCGGCACCTGCGCGAGTTGCTGGCGAGCTGA
- a CDS encoding LLM class flavin-dependent oxidoreductase: MITATPSSEVDQPLGEAVDAGFVRRFAQAHEDAGFDRVLVGYFSNAAEGAVVSSFVAAATSRLGILLAYRPGVIAPPLAARQLATLDQFSDGRLALNVVSGGNDEDLARDGDYLDHDRRYARTDEYLQALRQIWTAESPVDFSGEFYRFQGASPAVRPRQKPHIPIYFSGSSDAAIEVAARHADTYMLWGEPLAAVDGHIRRVRAAAQAQGRDPRFSVSFRPIVADTEEAAWKRAADILEQVRENRTRLGLPLNDHQPENVGSQRLLAAAQQGDVLDTRLWTGVARLTGARWNSTALVGTPEQVAAALGEYYRLGVSTFLIRGFDPLGDAVRYGQGLIPAIHEQIARLPQLRRAG, translated from the coding sequence ATGATCACCGCCACCCCGAGTTCCGAGGTGGATCAGCCGTTGGGGGAGGCGGTGGATGCCGGGTTCGTCCGGCGGTTCGCCCAGGCCCATGAGGACGCCGGCTTCGACCGCGTGCTGGTGGGCTATTTCAGCAATGCCGCCGAGGGCGCGGTGGTCAGCTCCTTCGTCGCCGCCGCTACGAGCCGGCTGGGCATCCTGCTGGCCTACCGGCCGGGCGTGATCGCACCGCCGCTGGCCGCCCGCCAGCTCGCCACCCTCGACCAGTTCAGTGATGGCCGCCTGGCCCTCAACGTGGTCAGCGGTGGCAACGACGAAGACCTGGCGCGCGACGGCGACTACCTCGACCACGACCGCCGCTACGCCCGCACCGACGAATACCTGCAGGCCCTGCGGCAGATCTGGACCGCCGAGTCCCCGGTGGATTTCAGCGGCGAGTTCTACCGCTTCCAGGGCGCCTCGCCCGCGGTGCGCCCACGGCAGAAGCCGCACATCCCGATCTACTTCAGCGGCTCTTCGGACGCCGCCATCGAGGTCGCCGCGCGGCACGCCGACACCTACATGCTCTGGGGCGAGCCGCTGGCGGCCGTCGACGGGCACATCCGCCGTGTGCGCGCCGCCGCCCAGGCGCAGGGGCGCGACCCGCGCTTCTCGGTGTCCTTCCGGCCCATCGTCGCGGACACCGAAGAGGCGGCCTGGAAGCGCGCCGCCGACATCCTCGAACAGGTGCGCGAGAACCGCACGCGCCTGGGCCTGCCGCTCAACGACCACCAGCCGGAGAACGTCGGCTCCCAGCGCCTGCTGGCCGCTGCCCAGCAGGGCGACGTGCTCGACACCCGCCTGTGGACCGGCGTGGCCCGCCTCACCGGCGCGCGCTGGAACTCCACCGCCCTTGTCGGCACGCCCGAACAGGTCGCCGCCGCGCTGGGCGAGTACTACCGCCTGGGCGTTTCCACCTTCCTGATCCGTGGCTTCGACCCGCTCGGCGATGCCGTGCGCTACGGCCAGGGCCTGATTCCCGCCATCCATGAACAGATCGCCCGCCTGCCGCAACTGCGGCGCGCCGGCTGA
- a CDS encoding LLM class flavin-dependent oxidoreductase: MTAPRQMALGAFLMATGHHLAGWRHPGAHAAGGLDVEHYRALARTAERGCFDAIFLSDTLAMLPGRLDALSRMARTEHFEPLTLLAHLAVSTRHIGLVATVTSSYNDAANVADTFATLESLSGGRSGWNLVTSSNAEEAGNFGRDRHYEHACRYRMAEDFLQRVRERWAARGVAPVQVLAGASEAGRELAARQAEVLFTAQPELAGAQAFYRDIKQRVARHGRNPDALKVMPGVLPILGASRAQADEHRAQLQELVQPVVGLSLLSDVAGGFDLSPWPLDGPLPELPPTESGVSRQHLLLDLARREGLSIRQLYQRIAAARGHRVVAGTAADIADQLQAWFESGAADGFNIMPPYLPGGLDDFVAQVVPQLQQRGVFRRRYSGTTLRDHLGLAHSKEVALHG; encoded by the coding sequence ATGACGGCGCCACGGCAGATGGCGCTGGGCGCATTCCTCATGGCCACCGGGCATCACCTGGCGGGCTGGCGACACCCCGGCGCGCACGCCGCTGGCGGGCTGGACGTGGAGCACTACCGGGCGCTGGCGCGCACCGCCGAGCGCGGCTGCTTCGATGCGATCTTCCTCTCCGACACCCTGGCCATGCTGCCGGGGCGCCTGGACGCGCTGAGCCGCATGGCGCGCACCGAGCACTTCGAGCCGCTGACGCTGCTGGCGCATCTGGCGGTCAGCACCCGGCACATCGGGCTGGTGGCCACCGTCACCTCCTCGTACAACGACGCGGCGAACGTGGCGGACACCTTCGCCACCCTGGAATCCCTCAGCGGCGGCCGCAGCGGCTGGAACCTGGTGACCTCGAGCAACGCCGAGGAGGCCGGCAACTTCGGCCGCGACCGCCACTACGAGCACGCCTGCCGCTACCGCATGGCCGAGGACTTCCTCCAGCGCGTGCGCGAGCGCTGGGCGGCCCGCGGCGTGGCGCCGGTGCAGGTGCTGGCCGGCGCGTCGGAAGCCGGCCGGGAACTGGCGGCGCGGCAGGCGGAGGTGCTGTTCACCGCGCAGCCGGAACTGGCCGGCGCCCAGGCGTTCTACCGCGATATCAAGCAGCGGGTGGCGCGCCACGGCCGCAACCCGGACGCGCTGAAGGTGATGCCCGGGGTGCTGCCGATCCTCGGCGCCAGCCGCGCGCAGGCCGACGAGCACCGCGCCCAGTTGCAGGAGCTGGTGCAGCCGGTGGTGGGGCTGTCGCTGCTGTCGGACGTGGCCGGCGGCTTCGACCTGTCGCCATGGCCGCTGGACGGCCCGCTGCCGGAACTGCCGCCCACCGAGTCCGGCGTCAGTCGCCAGCACCTGTTGCTGGACCTGGCGCGGCGCGAGGGCCTGAGCATTCGCCAGCTGTACCAGCGGATCGCCGCCGCGCGCGGCCATCGCGTGGTCGCCGGCACCGCCGCGGACATCGCCGACCAGTTGCAGGCGTGGTTCGAGTCCGGTGCGGCGGACGGTTTCAACATCATGCCGCCGTACCTGCCCGGCGGCCTCGACGATTTCGTTGCCCAGGTGGTGCCGCAGTTGCAGCAGCGCGGTGTGTTTCGCCGGCGCTACAGCGGCACCACGCTGCGTGATCACCTGGGCCTGGCCCATTCGAAGGAGGTTGCCCTGCATGGCTGA
- a CDS encoding ABC transporter ATP-binding protein: MSEKLLEVRDLRIDLPAGGDRACAVNGLSVDLSAGEVLCVVGESGSGKSMLANAILRLLPAHLTPVAGSIRFRGEDLAGRSEAGMRELRGKDIAMVFQEPMSALNPLMSIGRQVDESLRAHGVASPAKRRERVLDLLGYVGLPEPQSLYHAYPFQLSGGQRQRVVIAIALALEPALLIADEPTSALDVSTQAQVLDLLRRIRREKGMAVLLITHDFAVVEAIADRVLVMQKGRAVEQGALRQVLDAPQHPYTRQLLAALAPGQRRPRRFEADVAPLLEVSGLHKHYDSRQGLWRRRRVTALADASFNLRPGECLGIVGESGSGKTTLGRALVRLLRPDGGQILLRGTDLASLSQRRLRPLRQQVQMVFQDPFASLNPRQRVGRQIMAGPLAHGVSASEAERRARELLQQVGLPDAAFERYPRDFSGGQRQRIGIARALALQPKVLVADECVSALDALVQQQVLELLERLQRDLGLSLVFITHDLQVAARLCDRIAVMQGGRIVELGEAQQVLRAPRHDYTRRLLAAHPLRDVEEPA, encoded by the coding sequence ATGAGCGAGAAACTGCTGGAAGTACGCGACCTGCGCATCGACCTGCCGGCCGGCGGCGACCGTGCCTGCGCGGTGAACGGGTTGTCCGTCGACCTATCGGCCGGCGAAGTGCTCTGCGTGGTCGGCGAATCCGGCTCGGGCAAGTCGATGCTGGCCAACGCCATCCTGCGCCTGCTGCCGGCGCATCTGACGCCGGTGGCCGGCAGCATCCGCTTTCGCGGCGAGGACCTGGCCGGGCGCAGCGAGGCCGGCATGCGCGAGCTGCGTGGCAAGGACATCGCCATGGTGTTCCAGGAGCCCATGAGCGCGCTCAACCCGTTGATGAGCATCGGCCGGCAGGTCGACGAGAGCCTGCGCGCCCACGGCGTGGCATCGCCGGCCAAGCGCCGCGAGCGGGTGCTCGACCTGCTCGGCTACGTCGGCCTGCCGGAGCCGCAGAGCCTCTACCACGCCTATCCCTTCCAGCTCTCCGGCGGCCAGCGCCAGCGGGTGGTGATCGCCATCGCCCTGGCGCTGGAGCCGGCCCTGCTGATCGCCGACGAACCGACCTCGGCGCTGGACGTCAGCACCCAGGCCCAGGTGCTCGACCTGCTGCGGCGCATCCGCCGCGAGAAGGGCATGGCGGTGCTGCTGATCACCCATGACTTCGCCGTGGTGGAGGCCATCGCCGACCGCGTGCTGGTGATGCAAAAGGGCCGCGCGGTGGAGCAGGGCGCGTTGCGCCAGGTGCTGGACGCGCCGCAGCATCCCTACACGCGCCAGCTGCTGGCGGCGCTCGCACCCGGCCAGCGCCGCCCACGGCGCTTCGAGGCGGACGTCGCGCCGCTGCTGGAGGTGAGCGGCCTGCACAAGCACTACGACAGTCGCCAGGGCCTGTGGCGCCGGCGCCGCGTCACCGCGCTGGCCGATGCCTCGTTCAACCTGCGCCCCGGCGAATGCCTGGGCATCGTCGGCGAATCCGGTTCGGGCAAGACCACCCTTGGGCGGGCGCTGGTGCGCCTGTTGCGCCCGGACGGCGGGCAGATCCTGCTGCGTGGCACGGACCTGGCGTCCCTCTCGCAGCGTCGGTTGCGCCCGCTGCGCCAGCAGGTGCAGATGGTCTTCCAGGACCCCTTCGCCTCGCTCAACCCGCGCCAGCGCGTTGGCCGGCAGATCATGGCCGGGCCGCTGGCCCATGGGGTTTCCGCCAGCGAGGCGGAGCGCCGCGCGCGGGAGCTGCTGCAGCAGGTCGGCCTGCCCGACGCCGCCTTCGAGCGCTACCCGCGGGACTTCTCCGGCGGGCAGCGGCAGCGCATCGGCATCGCCCGCGCCCTGGCCTTGCAGCCCAAGGTGCTGGTGGCAGACGAATGCGTGTCGGCGCTGGATGCCCTGGTGCAGCAGCAGGTGCTGGAACTGCTGGAACGGCTGCAGCGCGACCTGGGCCTGAGCCTGGTGTTCATCACCCACGACCTGCAGGTGGCGGCGCGCCTGTGCGACCGCATCGCGGTGATGCAGGGCGGGCGCATCGTCGAACTGGGCGAGGCGCAACAGGTGCTGCGCGCGCCGCGCCACGACTACACGCGCCGGCTGCTCGCCGCGCATCCGCTGCGCGACGTGGAGGAGCCCGCATGA
- a CDS encoding ABC transporter permease: MSLRRAFARPGALLAAGFLVLLAASALLAPWLCSASPWEMLARPLVPPFSDASHWLGTDMLGRDIATGLLYGARTSLTVGLLATLATLLPALLIGATAGYFGGWVDELLMRIAECFQIIPQLVLAVVLVALMEPSVGSVVLALALVAWPPVARLVRSEFLSLRQREFVQAALVLGERPVRIVFVQILPNALSPLLVSLTFILAAAILTEAALAFLGLGDPEAMSWGYMINASRNLLREAPSMSLLPGVAILLTVLSVQRVGEALREAVQTTGSQGGRP; this comes from the coding sequence ATGAGCCTGCGTCGCGCGTTTGCCCGGCCCGGCGCGCTGCTCGCCGCCGGCTTCCTGGTCCTGCTGGCCGCCTCGGCGCTGCTGGCGCCCTGGCTGTGCTCGGCTTCGCCCTGGGAGATGCTGGCGCGGCCGCTGGTGCCGCCGTTCAGCGATGCCAGCCACTGGCTGGGCACCGACATGCTCGGCCGTGACATCGCCACCGGCTTGCTCTATGGCGCGCGCACCTCGCTGACCGTGGGGCTGCTGGCGACCCTGGCGACCCTGCTGCCGGCGCTGCTGATCGGCGCCACCGCCGGCTATTTCGGCGGCTGGGTCGATGAGTTGCTGATGCGCATCGCCGAGTGCTTCCAGATTATCCCGCAGCTCGTGCTGGCGGTGGTGCTGGTGGCGCTGATGGAACCCTCGGTGGGCTCGGTGGTGCTGGCCCTGGCGCTGGTGGCCTGGCCGCCGGTGGCGCGCCTGGTGCGCAGCGAATTCCTCAGCCTGCGCCAGCGCGAGTTCGTCCAGGCGGCGCTGGTGCTGGGCGAGCGGCCGGTGCGCATCGTCTTCGTGCAGATCCTGCCCAACGCGCTGTCGCCGCTGCTGGTCAGCCTCACCTTCATCCTCGCCGCCGCCATCCTCACCGAAGCCGCGCTGGCCTTCCTCGGCCTGGGCGACCCGGAGGCGATGAGCTGGGGCTACATGATCAATGCCTCGCGCAACCTGCTGCGCGAGGCGCCGTCGATGAGCCTGCTGCCGGGCGTGGCGATCCTGCTCACGGTGCTCTCGGTGCAGCGCGTCGGCGAGGCGCTGCGCGAAGCGGTGCAGACAACCGGCAGCCAGGGAGGCCGCCCATGA
- a CDS encoding rhodanese-related sulfurtransferase yields MSQITRRSFHDIRAALLARQELALLDVREEDPFAQEHPLFAANIPLSKLELEVYARVPRRDTPITVYDDGEGLAEVAAQRLLALGYSNVALLEGGLAGWRAAGGELFKDVNVPSKSFGELVEAERHTPSLAAEEVKALLDQQADVVVLDARRFDEYQTMSIPGGISVPGAELVLRVAELAPDPATRVIVNCAGRTRSIIGTQSLVNAGIPNPVSALRNGTIGWTLAGQQLEHGQARRFAEVSADTRQAAALRARAVADRAQVARIDRAGLRQWQADAARTTYLFDVRTPEEYEAGHLPGSRSTPGGQLVQETDHVASVRGARLVLVDDDGVRANMSASWLAQMGWEVAVLDGAGAADFSETGAWSAPLPAKPQAETITPQTLADWLRAPGTAVLDFTASANYVKRHIPGAAWALRSQLRQALATLGDADRYVLTCGTSLLARFAVPDVAALTDKPVFLLEGGTSAWVAAGQPTEEGESLLAAPRIDRYRRPYEGTDNPREAMQGYLDWEFGLVEQLGRDGTHGFYVI; encoded by the coding sequence ATGAGTCAGATCACCCGCCGCTCCTTCCACGACATCCGCGCCGCCCTCCTCGCCCGCCAGGAATTGGCGCTGCTGGATGTGCGCGAGGAAGACCCGTTCGCCCAGGAGCACCCGCTGTTCGCCGCCAACATCCCGCTGTCCAAGCTGGAGCTGGAGGTCTACGCCCGCGTGCCGCGCCGCGACACGCCGATCACCGTCTATGACGATGGCGAGGGCCTGGCTGAGGTCGCCGCGCAACGCCTGCTCGCCCTGGGCTACAGCAACGTCGCCCTGCTCGAAGGCGGCCTCGCCGGCTGGCGCGCGGCCGGCGGCGAGCTGTTCAAGGACGTCAACGTGCCGAGCAAATCCTTCGGCGAGCTGGTGGAAGCCGAGCGCCACACGCCGTCGCTCGCGGCGGAGGAAGTGAAAGCGCTGCTCGACCAGCAGGCCGACGTGGTGGTGCTGGACGCCCGCCGCTTCGACGAATACCAGACCATGAGCATCCCCGGCGGCATCAGCGTGCCGGGCGCCGAACTGGTGCTACGCGTGGCCGAACTGGCGCCGGACCCGGCCACCCGCGTCATCGTCAACTGCGCCGGGCGTACCCGCAGCATCATCGGCACGCAGTCGCTGGTGAATGCCGGCATCCCCAACCCGGTCTCGGCGCTGCGTAACGGCACCATCGGCTGGACCCTCGCCGGGCAACAGCTGGAGCATGGCCAGGCGCGGCGCTTCGCCGAGGTGTCGGCCGACACCCGCCAGGCCGCCGCCCTGCGCGCCCGTGCCGTGGCCGACCGGGCGCAGGTGGCGCGCATCGACCGCGCCGGCCTGCGCCAGTGGCAGGCCGACGCCGCCCGCACCACCTACCTGTTCGACGTGCGCACCCCGGAGGAGTACGAAGCCGGCCACCTGCCGGGCTCGCGCTCCACCCCCGGCGGCCAGCTGGTGCAGGAAACCGACCACGTCGCCAGCGTGCGCGGTGCGCGCCTGGTGCTGGTGGACGACGATGGCGTGCGCGCCAACATGAGCGCCTCCTGGCTCGCGCAGATGGGTTGGGAAGTGGCGGTGCTCGACGGCGCAGGAGCTGCCGATTTCAGCGAGACAGGCGCCTGGAGCGCCCCGCTGCCGGCGAAGCCGCAGGCCGAGACCATCACCCCGCAGACCCTGGCCGACTGGCTGCGGGCGCCGGGCACCGCCGTGCTCGACTTCACCGCCAGCGCCAACTACGTGAAGCGCCACATCCCCGGCGCCGCCTGGGCCCTGCGCAGCCAACTGCGCCAGGCACTGGCCACGCTGGGTGACGCCGACCGCTACGTGCTCACCTGCGGTACCAGCCTGCTGGCGCGCTTCGCGGTGCCGGACGTGGCGGCGCTGACCGACAAGCCGGTGTTCCTGCTCGAGGGCGGCACCAGCGCCTGGGTGGCCGCCGGCCAGCCGACCGAGGAAGGCGAAAGCCTGCTGGCGGCGCCGCGCATCGACCGCTACCGCCGCCCCTACGAAGGCACCGACAACCCGCGCGAGGCCATGCAGGGCTACCTCGACTGGGAGTTCGGCCTGGTGGAGCAACTGGGCCGCGACGGCACCCACGGTTTCTACGTGATCTGA